The genomic DNA TGGACAGCTCGACGTCCCGGAAGCGGTGGCCCGTCTCCATGTCGAGAAAGTGATAGTAGAATCCGCGGTAGCCGGTCACACCGGCGCTGTCGGGCCCCTGCGGCGCGCGATACAGGTAGCGCAGCGTGGTGAGCGTTCGCTCGGCCGCCTGCGCGCGGGTCACGTATCCCCGCTCGACACCGACCGGGTAAGCTGTCAGCGCGAATCCGATCGCGGCTACGCTCGAGAAGCTCTTGGTCGGCCAGCGGTCCGGCGTGAGCCCCGTGCGGGCATCGGTGCGCTCCCAGAACCAGTCGAACGTGCGCCGCTGCAGCGTGTCGAGAAACGCCGTCTGCCTGGGGGTGATTGCCGCCGGCACGGTCGGCGTCGCCGGCAGGCGGTCGCCCGGCGGCCTCGGCGCCGCGCAAGCGAGCCCGAACAGGAGCGTGAGCAAAACCGCTGTGTTCAGTCGGGCGTGGCGCATTGGATTCTCATTGCTGGAGGATGCAGGAACAAGAACACGTTGGCCGGTGACGTAACGCTCCGCAACCACGCGGTATCGCGGCACCACCGGCGGAACGACACGGCGCTGGCCGCGAACTGCGCGACCAGCGCCGGTTTCGACCTATGCCCTGTGCAAGGGCACACGTTCGGGCTGGACTAGAAGTCCAGCTCTGCGCCCAATTGATACCTCCGCGCGTCCGTCACCACGCAACCCGGCGTGCCGAACTCCCCGGCAGCGCGATCCCCGGTCCGGTAACAGCCGAAGTTGTCGCGGTTGAACGCGTTGAACAGATCGACGGTGATCCCGAAATTGACCGGCGTGCGGCCGAACGTCGGGAAGTCCTTGCGGAACCGCATGTCGACGTTCCGATAGGGGAACGTTCCGGGAACGGTGAACCCGCCGCGCTCGTACGCGTTTCCGGTAGTGCCTTCACCGCAGAAGCGGCCCGGGCAGCCGACGTCCTGCTTGTACTTCCCGCCCAGCGTGGCGAGCCCGGAGAACTGAATGCCGAACAGATACGGCATGTCGGTGATCCAGTTGGCCACGATCCTATGCTTCTCGTCGTTCGACGGGTGCCGCGGAATGAAGCGGGCAGCCGGAAAAGCGAAGTCGTCGTTCAATCCGTCCACACCTTCCAGCTCGCGCGTGGAGTACGCGTACGCCAGACCCGCTCCCCATCCGAATGAGCTGAGGGAGGCGCGCCGATACGGGCGATCCAGCTGAACCTGGATAGCCTCGTACCACGTCTTCTTCTCGTTGCTGGAGTAAATGAAGTTGCTGAAGCCGTGCGGGGCGAGGTCGAAGCTGCTGCAGCACCGGCCATCGGCGTTGACGCCGAAGTTCGCCCAGTTCAGCACCATCTGATCTTCGCCGATCACGTTCGCGTACGTCAGCGACGCGGCGAAGTCGCCGAACAGCTGGCGCACCCCGACGTTCCACTGCTTGGACTTCGGCACCTTCGCCTCGTTGTCGATCAACCAGGCTTCCGGTCTGCCGGACGTCGCGACGAGCGCGTCGAGCACGTCCCGGTCCGCGGTGAGGTATGCATCGTCCCACGCCACCTGTCCCGGCCCCGGCGCAACGCCCCGCGGCGCGAACCGAACCGTGTAGAACGGGTGGTTGATCTTCATTTGCGGCTCGACCGCGTACAGGTCGAAGGGAATCCGGTCGTAGTACAAACCCCATCCGCCGAAGACCGTGGTTCTGCCGGCCTGATCGATCGCGTAGGAGAATCCGAGCCGCGGCTGGATCGCTCCCATGAACGGCTTGCTGTTGTCGCCGGTGCTGATGTACCGGTCCAGATCCAGCGGAGTGATGAGCTGGTCGTTGTACCGGGTCAGCGTGTCTGCGACCATCTGCGGCGTCACGTAGTCGTGGTCGAGCATGCGCGACTCGTAATCCCAGCGGACACCGAGATTGAGCGTGAGTCGCGGGATCGGGCTCCAGTCATCCTGCACGTAGAGGCCGACCTGCTTGTTGTCCGTCTTCAGGTCCGATTGGCCGGTGCCGTACTCCACCTCGAACGGCGTGGCGTAGTTGTACGTCTGGCCGCCGTCGACGTCCCGGTACCTGAACTCGGGCGTGCCCCTGTTGTCCTTGTAAATGTCGTACGTCACGAAGTCGATGCTCGCGCCGCCCTTCACGATGTGCTCGCCGAACATGCGGAAGCCCGAGTACGTGAGGTCGTCACGCAAACCGATCCTGCGCTGGAGAAAGTCCTGCGTGCTCAGGTTGCTGCCGATCCTGGCTTCTCCTCCGGGATAGAAGAAGGCGCGCTGGGGCAATCCGGGCGAATTCGGCTCCGGATGCCGGCGGAAGCTCGAATAGTCGACCTTGGCCTCGTTGAGCAGAGGGCCCCTGTAAAAATTGTACTTCACCTGGCCGATGCCGA from Gemmatimonadaceae bacterium includes the following:
- a CDS encoding carboxypeptidase regulatory-like domain-containing protein, whose protein sequence is MTTIRFSVSRFLLVTLLAVAGMLSAFAHAAQAQTTTGTIRGVITAEDGTTPVADAQIIARNPATGVQRGTVSRADGSYTLVGLPPATYELTVRRIGSEPKTRTVVVQIGATTIRDFALNPAITQLATVSVTAAPIIETRTSEVATNVTEAQIEKLPTASRNFLDLAVLSPGITVTEDRVNGQFRTFSAGGQTASSVNLFVDGSSLKNDLTAGGVAGQDASRGNPFPRNAIQEYRVISQNFKAEYQKSSSAIITATTKSGTNEWSGNAMYARQTKGMIARDTFQRADPNFIRPDYSRTLAALSAGGPIIRDRLHFFGSYEGNYQDRANRVSFAARPTGFAALDTVNLAQYEGQFISPFRETLLFGKLNYVVNDNSTAEVSFSNRNESDIRDFGGATAFQGAVDFGQNVGIGQVKYNFYRGPLLNEAKVDYSSFRRHPEPNSPGLPQRAFFYPGGEARIGSNLSTQDFLQRRIGLRDDLTYSGFRMFGEHIVKGGASIDFVTYDIYKDNRGTPEFRYRDVDGGQTYNYATPFEVEYGTGQSDLKTDNKQVGLYVQDDWSPIPRLTLNLGVRWDYESRMLDHDYVTPQMVADTLTRYNDQLITPLDLDRYISTGDNSKPFMGAIQPRLGFSYAIDQAGRTTVFGGWGLYYDRIPFDLYAVEPQMKINHPFYTVRFAPRGVAPGPGQVAWDDAYLTADRDVLDALVATSGRPEAWLIDNEAKVPKSKQWNVGVRQLFGDFAASLTYANVIGEDQMVLNWANFGVNADGRCCSSFDLAPHGFSNFIYSSNEKKTWYEAIQVQLDRPYRRASLSSFGWGAGLAYAYSTRELEGVDGLNDDFAFPAARFIPRHPSNDEKHRIVANWITDMPYLFGIQFSGLATLGGKYKQDVGCPGRFCGEGTTGNAYERGGFTVPGTFPYRNVDMRFRKDFPTFGRTPVNFGITVDLFNAFNRDNFGCYRTGDRAAGEFGTPGCVVTDARRYQLGAELDF